A single Leguminivora glycinivorella isolate SPB_JAAS2020 chromosome 25, LegGlyc_1.1, whole genome shotgun sequence DNA region contains:
- the LOC125239376 gene encoding zinc finger protein 154-like, with the protein MSSLNCCHGCLSTKRHLAPAKIHDKLYKRLLLTKTNTYASKLLFCWECIKMFHNIHKFREKITEAQKLLNSKLTKYESLSHLTTVIKVNEYEKTIKHEDLREEIQIKQEPNFLQQTNEKLNNGEQMPVEINIIYETVKEEVKYEDENELNYEDDHLDDIEMIHDNDITEVQAKDSSIDNKPAVSDPGEKVEVSVRKQRKKAVYKKKFKTIIMDYSKKRDFYDTVKIDLDAVKAWMERKKQRLCHKKFQCQLCYCGFSQQKLYDHHVAVKHAKTLGRYECDICLHRFPTRHALERHISAHYVQYVCKLCSEAYYTLGEMHIHLNHGPHGRTKECLECGLRFDCRQRKEYFSHYRAMHQQFICDYCGKKWSQKKSLARHIGSLHANYHCKICSKSFTGRFNYAQHNKRSHVDDATEANYCVECNMQFQNTLKYKYHLQSSIKHKATPIVPCPECGKVYTKRVTMTNHFALVHLKKTNYLCTICDTYFLNGYRLRYHQKYVHEKRPKPKNKICNYCGKGFSANRILENHERTHTGERPFACEHCSAAFAQKHALIKHVSTVHKN; encoded by the exons gCTTCTAAGCTGCTCTTCTGTTGGGAATGCATAAAGATGTTCCACAACATTCATAAGTTTCGTGAGAAAATCACCGAAGCGCAGAAACTGTTAAATAGTAAATTG acaAAATATGAATCACTTTCGCACTTAACAACAGTCATTAAAGTTAACGAGTATGAGAAAACCATAAAACACGAAGATCTAAGAGAAgaaattcaaataaaacaagagCCGAATTTTTTGCAACAAACTAATGAAAAGTTGAACAATGGTGAACAAATGCCTGTTGAAATTAACATAATATACGAAACAGTGAAAGAAGAAGTTAAATATGAAGATGAAAACGAACTTAATTATGAAGATGATCATTTAGATGACATTGAAATGATTCATGATAATGATATTACAGAAGTTCAAGCTAAAGATTCAAGTATTGATAATAAACCCGCTGTCTCAGACCCAGGTGAAAAAGTTGAGGTTTCTGTCAGAAAACAAAGGAAAAAAGCAGTTTATAAGAAGAAATTTAAGACTATTATTATGGATTATAGTAAAAAAAGAGATTTTTATGACACG gtGAAAATTGACCTAGACGCGGTAAAGGCGTGGATGGAGAGGAAAAAGCAAAGGCTGTGCCACAAAAAGTTCCAATGCCAACTTTGCTACTGTGGATTCAGTCAGCAGAAGTTGTATGATCACCATGTGGCGGTGAAGCACGCCAAG ACCCTCGGCCGTTACGAATGCGACATATGCCTCCACAGGTTCCCAACCCGCCACGCGCTCGAGCGTCACATCTCCGCACATTATGTGCAGTACGTGTGTAAACTATGCAGCGAGGCGTATTACACACTCGGCGAGATGCACATACATCTGAACCACGGGCCGCATGGCAGGACGAAGGAGTGCTTGGAGTGTGGACTGCGGTTCGA TTGCCGACAGCGCAAGGAATACTTCAGTCATTACAGGGCGATGCACCAACAGTTCATTTGTGATTATTGCGGCAAGAAGTGGTCTCAGAAGAAAAGTCTGGCAAGACATATCGG CTCACTCCACGCCAACTATCACTGCAAGATATGTTCGAAATCGTTCACCGGACGCTTCAACTACGCTCAGCACAACAAACGCAGTCACGTGGACGATGCCACCGAGGCCAACTATTGCGTCGAGTGCAACATGCAGTTTCAGAACACATTGAAGTATAAATACCATCTGCAGAGCAGTATAAAACACAAGGCGACTCCGAT TGTCCCGTGTCCCGAGTGCGGAAAAGTGTACACTAAAAGGGTAACCATGACAAACCACTTCGCGCTCGTGCACCTCAAGAAGACCAATTACCTCTGCACAATCTGCGACACG TATTTCCTGAACGGGTATCGACTGAGATACCACCAGAAGTACGTGCATGAAAAGCGACCTAAGCCCAAGAATAAGATCTGCAACTACTGCGGGAAAGGTTTCAGT GCTAACCGCATACTGGAGAACCACGAGCGAACGCATACGGGCGAGCGGCCGTTCGCGTGCGAGCATTGCTCGGCCGCGTTCGCGCAGAAACATGCGCTCATCAAGCATGTTAGCACGGTGCATAAGAACTAG